One genomic window of Ictalurus punctatus breed USDA103 chromosome 23, Coco_2.0, whole genome shotgun sequence includes the following:
- the lipeb gene encoding hormone-sensitive lipase isoform X4 translates to MIHFRNMASRKKAGNGVQEKGANGKQLSKHKDGPIVMDTKAVFAALYEVCEENATFFAGTQAGDAPQRLVDATLTIQKHAHSLEPVICGFAAIYHHFDFDPHIPANGYRSIVKVVRCCLLHIIHKSRHIASHRRSIFFRAAHYAAEMEAYSCALCQLRALLYLAQRLLHDNSHGNLFYQDENGLSQLFLREYASMHKGCFYGRCVGFQFTPAIRPHLQSITIGLVAFGDNYKRYHSGIVETGASTSYGVAASSLFTSGKYAIDPELRGLEYERITQNLDVHFWKTFWNITESEVLAGLASMTSTQVKVNRTLSVPPDCFDLPLVDDSTHMVTISSPVAHIGPGPIQMRLISSELREGQDSEKLLAIYRSDSGSISRSLSLKIKKSPPSPWLVVHYHGGGFVAQTSKSHEPYLKSWSQELNAPILSVDYSLAPEAPFPRALEECFFAYCWAIKNHKLLGWTGERVCLAGDSAGGNLCITVSMMAVAHRVRLPDGIVAAYPALMLTTCASPSRLLSLMDPLLPLSVLSRCLSAYAGLAPQEEKRVEKVNALGTVTKDTALLFKGFREGASNWIHSLLDHNKASAETMRNSVSEGTLNSTQSDPLVPGTSSEFSVKRESLKSHTCEGLVSHTTSTFTNSSHNSTSSTANHIANLSLHHPPILNTTAILESKR, encoded by the exons ATGATTCACTTCAGAAATATGGCGTCGAGGAAGAAGGCTGGGAACGGCGTTCAAGAAAAGGGTGCAAATGGAAAGCAATTATCCAAACATAAAGACGGACCTATAG TGATGGACACTAAGGCTGTGTTTGCAGCCCTGTATGAGGTATGTGAGGAGAACGCTACTTTCTTCGCTGGCACACAAGCGGGAGATGCTCCACAGAGGCTGGTTGACGCTACATTGACCATTCAGAAACACGCTCACAGCCTCGAGCCAGTTATCTGTGGCTTTGCTGCCATCTACCATCACTTTGACTTTGACCCTCACATTCCTGCTAATGGATACCGCTCAATAGTGAAG GTGGTGCGTTGCTGTCTTCTTCACATCATCCACAAGTCACGCCACATTGCATCTCACAGACGGAGCATCTTCTTCCGTGCAGCCCATTATGCTGCAGAGATGGAAGCTTACAGCTGTGCTCTGTGCCAGCTGAGGGCTCTGCTCTACCTCGCCCAGAGGCTGCTCCATGACAACAGTCACGGCAACCTCTTCTACCAAGATGAGAATGGTCTCAGCCAGCTCTTTCTTCGAGAGTATGCCTCCATGCACAAGGGCTGCTTTTATGGCCGCTGTGTTGGcttccag TTCACTCCAGCCATCCGTCCACACTTGCAGAGTATTACCATAGGCTTGGTCGCGTTCGGAGATAACTACAAGAGGTATCATTCCGGCATAG TGGAAACAGGAGCTAGTACATCATATG GTGTTGCTGCTAGTTCCTTATTCACCTCTGGAAAGTATGCCATTGATCCTGAGCTGAGGGGCCTGGAGTATGAGCGAATCACTCAGAACTTGGACGTTCATTTCTGGAAGACATTCTGGAATATCACTGAAAGCGAAGTTTTGGCA GGCTTGGCAAGTATGACCTCCACTCAGGTAAAGGTGAATCGCACTCTCTCTGTGCCACCTGACTGCTTTGACCTGCCCTTGGTGGACGATTCCACACACATGGTTACAATCTCTTCTCCGGTCGCCCATATCGGCCCTGGCCCAATTCAGATGAGACTCATCTCCAGTGAGCTGAGGGAGGGACAG GACAGTGAAAAGCTGTTAGCAATATACCGTTCCGATAGTGGCTCAATCTCTCGGTCCCTCAGTCTAAAGATTAAGAAGAGCCCTCCATCACCTTGGCTGGTGGTACATTACCATGGAGGAGGCTTTGTAGCACAGACTTCTAAATCACACGAG CCATACCTGAAAAGTTGGTCTCAGGAACTGAATGCTCCAATCCTGTCAGTAGATTATTCTCTTGCCCCTGAAGCCCCTTTTCCACGTGCACTGGAGGAGTGTTTCTTTGCCTACTGCTGGGCTATCAAGAACCACAAACTTCTGG GTTGGACAGGAGAGCGAGTGTGTTTGGCTGGTGATAGTGCAGGGGGTAACCTGTGCATCACTGTGTCAATGATGGCTGTGGCACATCGAGTACGCTTGCCGGATGGCATTGTGGCTGCATACCCTGCTCTCATGCTCACCACCTGTGCCTCGCCTTCCCGTCTGCTCAGCCTTATGGATCCTCTCCTTCCCCTTAGTGTACTGTCCCGTTGCCTCAGTGCTTATGCAG gTTTGGCTCCTCAGGAGGAGAAACGGGTAGAGAAAGTCAACGCTTTGGGGACGGTAACGAAGGACACTGCCCTACTATTTAAAGGCTTCAGAGAGGGAGCCTCAAACTGGATCCACTCACTCCTGGACCACAACAAAGcaagtgcag AGACCATGAGGAACAGTGTATCAGAGGGGACTCTCAATTCTACCCAGTCTGACCCTCTGGTTCCAGGAACATCCTCCGAGTTCTCAGTGAAAAGAGAATCTCTGAAAAGCCACACATGTGAGGGTCTGGTCAGCCACACTACCAGCACATTCACCAACAGCAGCCACAACAGCACCAGCTCTACTGCCAACCACATTGCCAACCTCTCGCTTCACCATCCTCCTATCCTCAACACCACAGCAATCCTTGAAAGCAAG AGGTAG
- the lipeb gene encoding hormone-sensitive lipase isoform X1 — MIHFRNMASRKKAGNGVQEKGANGKQLSKHKDGPIVMDTKAVFAALYEVCEENATFFAGTQAGDAPQRLVDATLTIQKHAHSLEPVICGFAAIYHHFDFDPHIPANGYRSIVKVVRCCLLHIIHKSRHIASHRRSIFFRAAHYAAEMEAYSCALCQLRALLYLAQRLLHDNSHGNLFYQDENGLSQLFLREYASMHKGCFYGRCVGFQFTPAIRPHLQSITIGLVAFGDNYKRYHSGIVETGASTSYGVAASSLFTSGKYAIDPELRGLEYERITQNLDVHFWKTFWNITESEVLAGLASMTSTQVKVNRTLSVPPDCFDLPLVDDSTHMVTISSPVAHIGPGPIQMRLISSELREGQDSEKLLAIYRSDSGSISRSLSLKIKKSPPSPWLVVHYHGGGFVAQTSKSHEPYLKSWSQELNAPILSVDYSLAPEAPFPRALEECFFAYCWAIKNHKLLGWTGERVCLAGDSAGGNLCITVSMMAVAHRVRLPDGIVAAYPALMLTTCASPSRLLSLMDPLLPLSVLSRCLSAYAGLAPQEEKRVEKVNALGTVTKDTALLFKGFREGASNWIHSLLDHNKASAETMRNSVSEGTLNSTQSDPLVPGTSSEFSVKRESLKSHTCEGLVSHTTSTFTNSSHNSTSSTANHIANLSLHHPPILNTTAILESKSEDINILFSKEVDPSVSSSISSMAVPPPDGEGHSDNPRGFPGDFEPLRSEQLAKMNVDSSPVFRNPYMSPILAPDHMLRGLPPIHIVACALDPMLDDSVMFARRLRSIQQPVTLCVVDDLPHGFLSLSQLSKETHEASNVCMERIRDVFTMKDLPPEIKKHRKLERTDHCASGASTKFFQVSTSEDGREGVV, encoded by the exons ATGATTCACTTCAGAAATATGGCGTCGAGGAAGAAGGCTGGGAACGGCGTTCAAGAAAAGGGTGCAAATGGAAAGCAATTATCCAAACATAAAGACGGACCTATAG TGATGGACACTAAGGCTGTGTTTGCAGCCCTGTATGAGGTATGTGAGGAGAACGCTACTTTCTTCGCTGGCACACAAGCGGGAGATGCTCCACAGAGGCTGGTTGACGCTACATTGACCATTCAGAAACACGCTCACAGCCTCGAGCCAGTTATCTGTGGCTTTGCTGCCATCTACCATCACTTTGACTTTGACCCTCACATTCCTGCTAATGGATACCGCTCAATAGTGAAG GTGGTGCGTTGCTGTCTTCTTCACATCATCCACAAGTCACGCCACATTGCATCTCACAGACGGAGCATCTTCTTCCGTGCAGCCCATTATGCTGCAGAGATGGAAGCTTACAGCTGTGCTCTGTGCCAGCTGAGGGCTCTGCTCTACCTCGCCCAGAGGCTGCTCCATGACAACAGTCACGGCAACCTCTTCTACCAAGATGAGAATGGTCTCAGCCAGCTCTTTCTTCGAGAGTATGCCTCCATGCACAAGGGCTGCTTTTATGGCCGCTGTGTTGGcttccag TTCACTCCAGCCATCCGTCCACACTTGCAGAGTATTACCATAGGCTTGGTCGCGTTCGGAGATAACTACAAGAGGTATCATTCCGGCATAG TGGAAACAGGAGCTAGTACATCATATG GTGTTGCTGCTAGTTCCTTATTCACCTCTGGAAAGTATGCCATTGATCCTGAGCTGAGGGGCCTGGAGTATGAGCGAATCACTCAGAACTTGGACGTTCATTTCTGGAAGACATTCTGGAATATCACTGAAAGCGAAGTTTTGGCA GGCTTGGCAAGTATGACCTCCACTCAGGTAAAGGTGAATCGCACTCTCTCTGTGCCACCTGACTGCTTTGACCTGCCCTTGGTGGACGATTCCACACACATGGTTACAATCTCTTCTCCGGTCGCCCATATCGGCCCTGGCCCAATTCAGATGAGACTCATCTCCAGTGAGCTGAGGGAGGGACAG GACAGTGAAAAGCTGTTAGCAATATACCGTTCCGATAGTGGCTCAATCTCTCGGTCCCTCAGTCTAAAGATTAAGAAGAGCCCTCCATCACCTTGGCTGGTGGTACATTACCATGGAGGAGGCTTTGTAGCACAGACTTCTAAATCACACGAG CCATACCTGAAAAGTTGGTCTCAGGAACTGAATGCTCCAATCCTGTCAGTAGATTATTCTCTTGCCCCTGAAGCCCCTTTTCCACGTGCACTGGAGGAGTGTTTCTTTGCCTACTGCTGGGCTATCAAGAACCACAAACTTCTGG GTTGGACAGGAGAGCGAGTGTGTTTGGCTGGTGATAGTGCAGGGGGTAACCTGTGCATCACTGTGTCAATGATGGCTGTGGCACATCGAGTACGCTTGCCGGATGGCATTGTGGCTGCATACCCTGCTCTCATGCTCACCACCTGTGCCTCGCCTTCCCGTCTGCTCAGCCTTATGGATCCTCTCCTTCCCCTTAGTGTACTGTCCCGTTGCCTCAGTGCTTATGCAG gTTTGGCTCCTCAGGAGGAGAAACGGGTAGAGAAAGTCAACGCTTTGGGGACGGTAACGAAGGACACTGCCCTACTATTTAAAGGCTTCAGAGAGGGAGCCTCAAACTGGATCCACTCACTCCTGGACCACAACAAAGcaagtgcag AGACCATGAGGAACAGTGTATCAGAGGGGACTCTCAATTCTACCCAGTCTGACCCTCTGGTTCCAGGAACATCCTCCGAGTTCTCAGTGAAAAGAGAATCTCTGAAAAGCCACACATGTGAGGGTCTGGTCAGCCACACTACCAGCACATTCACCAACAGCAGCCACAACAGCACCAGCTCTACTGCCAACCACATTGCCAACCTCTCGCTTCACCATCCTCCTATCCTCAACACCACAGCAATCCTTGAAAGCAAG TCAGAGGATATAAATATACTTTTCTCCAAAGAGGTAGACCCCTCCGTGTCAAGTTCAATCTCGTCCATGGCAGTACCTCCCCCTGACGGGGAAGGACACTCAGACAACCCACGGGGGTTTCCTGGAGACTTTGAGCCATTGCGTTCAGAGCAGCTTGCCAAAATGAATGTTGATTCCTCACCTGTCTTTAGAAATCCCTACATGTCACCTATTCTGGCTCCAGACCATATGCTGAGGGGACTGCCTCCTATTCATATAGTG GCCTGTGCTCTGGACCCCATGTTAGACGACTCTGTAATGTTCGCCAGACGACTACGGAGCATTCAGCAGCCCGTGACTTTGTGTGTAGTGGACGACCTCC
- the lipeb gene encoding hormone-sensitive lipase isoform X2: MIHFRNMASRKKAGNGVQEKGANGKQLSKHKDGPIVMDTKAVFAALYEVCEENATFFAGTQAGDAPQRLVDATLTIQKHAHSLEPVICGFAAIYHHFDFDPHIPANGYRSIVKVVRCCLLHIIHKSRHIASHRRSIFFRAAHYAAEMEAYSCALCQLRALLYLAQRLLHDNSHGNLFYQDENGLSQLFLREYASMHKGCFYGRCVGFQFTPAIRPHLQSITIGLVAFGDNYKRYHSGIGVAASSLFTSGKYAIDPELRGLEYERITQNLDVHFWKTFWNITESEVLAGLASMTSTQVKVNRTLSVPPDCFDLPLVDDSTHMVTISSPVAHIGPGPIQMRLISSELREGQDSEKLLAIYRSDSGSISRSLSLKIKKSPPSPWLVVHYHGGGFVAQTSKSHEPYLKSWSQELNAPILSVDYSLAPEAPFPRALEECFFAYCWAIKNHKLLGWTGERVCLAGDSAGGNLCITVSMMAVAHRVRLPDGIVAAYPALMLTTCASPSRLLSLMDPLLPLSVLSRCLSAYAGLAPQEEKRVEKVNALGTVTKDTALLFKGFREGASNWIHSLLDHNKASAETMRNSVSEGTLNSTQSDPLVPGTSSEFSVKRESLKSHTCEGLVSHTTSTFTNSSHNSTSSTANHIANLSLHHPPILNTTAILESKSEDINILFSKEVDPSVSSSISSMAVPPPDGEGHSDNPRGFPGDFEPLRSEQLAKMNVDSSPVFRNPYMSPILAPDHMLRGLPPIHIVACALDPMLDDSVMFARRLRSIQQPVTLCVVDDLPHGFLSLSQLSKETHEASNVCMERIRDVFTMKDLPPEIKKHRKLERTDHCASGASTKFFQVSTSEDGREGVV; this comes from the exons ATGATTCACTTCAGAAATATGGCGTCGAGGAAGAAGGCTGGGAACGGCGTTCAAGAAAAGGGTGCAAATGGAAAGCAATTATCCAAACATAAAGACGGACCTATAG TGATGGACACTAAGGCTGTGTTTGCAGCCCTGTATGAGGTATGTGAGGAGAACGCTACTTTCTTCGCTGGCACACAAGCGGGAGATGCTCCACAGAGGCTGGTTGACGCTACATTGACCATTCAGAAACACGCTCACAGCCTCGAGCCAGTTATCTGTGGCTTTGCTGCCATCTACCATCACTTTGACTTTGACCCTCACATTCCTGCTAATGGATACCGCTCAATAGTGAAG GTGGTGCGTTGCTGTCTTCTTCACATCATCCACAAGTCACGCCACATTGCATCTCACAGACGGAGCATCTTCTTCCGTGCAGCCCATTATGCTGCAGAGATGGAAGCTTACAGCTGTGCTCTGTGCCAGCTGAGGGCTCTGCTCTACCTCGCCCAGAGGCTGCTCCATGACAACAGTCACGGCAACCTCTTCTACCAAGATGAGAATGGTCTCAGCCAGCTCTTTCTTCGAGAGTATGCCTCCATGCACAAGGGCTGCTTTTATGGCCGCTGTGTTGGcttccag TTCACTCCAGCCATCCGTCCACACTTGCAGAGTATTACCATAGGCTTGGTCGCGTTCGGAGATAACTACAAGAGGTATCATTCCGGCATAG GTGTTGCTGCTAGTTCCTTATTCACCTCTGGAAAGTATGCCATTGATCCTGAGCTGAGGGGCCTGGAGTATGAGCGAATCACTCAGAACTTGGACGTTCATTTCTGGAAGACATTCTGGAATATCACTGAAAGCGAAGTTTTGGCA GGCTTGGCAAGTATGACCTCCACTCAGGTAAAGGTGAATCGCACTCTCTCTGTGCCACCTGACTGCTTTGACCTGCCCTTGGTGGACGATTCCACACACATGGTTACAATCTCTTCTCCGGTCGCCCATATCGGCCCTGGCCCAATTCAGATGAGACTCATCTCCAGTGAGCTGAGGGAGGGACAG GACAGTGAAAAGCTGTTAGCAATATACCGTTCCGATAGTGGCTCAATCTCTCGGTCCCTCAGTCTAAAGATTAAGAAGAGCCCTCCATCACCTTGGCTGGTGGTACATTACCATGGAGGAGGCTTTGTAGCACAGACTTCTAAATCACACGAG CCATACCTGAAAAGTTGGTCTCAGGAACTGAATGCTCCAATCCTGTCAGTAGATTATTCTCTTGCCCCTGAAGCCCCTTTTCCACGTGCACTGGAGGAGTGTTTCTTTGCCTACTGCTGGGCTATCAAGAACCACAAACTTCTGG GTTGGACAGGAGAGCGAGTGTGTTTGGCTGGTGATAGTGCAGGGGGTAACCTGTGCATCACTGTGTCAATGATGGCTGTGGCACATCGAGTACGCTTGCCGGATGGCATTGTGGCTGCATACCCTGCTCTCATGCTCACCACCTGTGCCTCGCCTTCCCGTCTGCTCAGCCTTATGGATCCTCTCCTTCCCCTTAGTGTACTGTCCCGTTGCCTCAGTGCTTATGCAG gTTTGGCTCCTCAGGAGGAGAAACGGGTAGAGAAAGTCAACGCTTTGGGGACGGTAACGAAGGACACTGCCCTACTATTTAAAGGCTTCAGAGAGGGAGCCTCAAACTGGATCCACTCACTCCTGGACCACAACAAAGcaagtgcag AGACCATGAGGAACAGTGTATCAGAGGGGACTCTCAATTCTACCCAGTCTGACCCTCTGGTTCCAGGAACATCCTCCGAGTTCTCAGTGAAAAGAGAATCTCTGAAAAGCCACACATGTGAGGGTCTGGTCAGCCACACTACCAGCACATTCACCAACAGCAGCCACAACAGCACCAGCTCTACTGCCAACCACATTGCCAACCTCTCGCTTCACCATCCTCCTATCCTCAACACCACAGCAATCCTTGAAAGCAAG TCAGAGGATATAAATATACTTTTCTCCAAAGAGGTAGACCCCTCCGTGTCAAGTTCAATCTCGTCCATGGCAGTACCTCCCCCTGACGGGGAAGGACACTCAGACAACCCACGGGGGTTTCCTGGAGACTTTGAGCCATTGCGTTCAGAGCAGCTTGCCAAAATGAATGTTGATTCCTCACCTGTCTTTAGAAATCCCTACATGTCACCTATTCTGGCTCCAGACCATATGCTGAGGGGACTGCCTCCTATTCATATAGTG GCCTGTGCTCTGGACCCCATGTTAGACGACTCTGTAATGTTCGCCAGACGACTACGGAGCATTCAGCAGCCCGTGACTTTGTGTGTAGTGGACGACCTCC
- the lipeb gene encoding hormone-sensitive lipase isoform X3, with the protein MDTKAVFAALYEVCEENATFFAGTQAGDAPQRLVDATLTIQKHAHSLEPVICGFAAIYHHFDFDPHIPANGYRSIVKVVRCCLLHIIHKSRHIASHRRSIFFRAAHYAAEMEAYSCALCQLRALLYLAQRLLHDNSHGNLFYQDENGLSQLFLREYASMHKGCFYGRCVGFQFTPAIRPHLQSITIGLVAFGDNYKRYHSGIVETGASTSYGVAASSLFTSGKYAIDPELRGLEYERITQNLDVHFWKTFWNITESEVLAGLASMTSTQVKVNRTLSVPPDCFDLPLVDDSTHMVTISSPVAHIGPGPIQMRLISSELREGQDSEKLLAIYRSDSGSISRSLSLKIKKSPPSPWLVVHYHGGGFVAQTSKSHEPYLKSWSQELNAPILSVDYSLAPEAPFPRALEECFFAYCWAIKNHKLLGWTGERVCLAGDSAGGNLCITVSMMAVAHRVRLPDGIVAAYPALMLTTCASPSRLLSLMDPLLPLSVLSRCLSAYAGLAPQEEKRVEKVNALGTVTKDTALLFKGFREGASNWIHSLLDHNKASAETMRNSVSEGTLNSTQSDPLVPGTSSEFSVKRESLKSHTCEGLVSHTTSTFTNSSHNSTSSTANHIANLSLHHPPILNTTAILESKSEDINILFSKEVDPSVSSSISSMAVPPPDGEGHSDNPRGFPGDFEPLRSEQLAKMNVDSSPVFRNPYMSPILAPDHMLRGLPPIHIVACALDPMLDDSVMFARRLRSIQQPVTLCVVDDLPHGFLSLSQLSKETHEASNVCMERIRDVFTMKDLPPEIKKHRKLERTDHCASGASTKFFQVSTSEDGREGVV; encoded by the exons ATGGACACTAAGGCTGTGTTTGCAGCCCTGTATGAGGTATGTGAGGAGAACGCTACTTTCTTCGCTGGCACACAAGCGGGAGATGCTCCACAGAGGCTGGTTGACGCTACATTGACCATTCAGAAACACGCTCACAGCCTCGAGCCAGTTATCTGTGGCTTTGCTGCCATCTACCATCACTTTGACTTTGACCCTCACATTCCTGCTAATGGATACCGCTCAATAGTGAAG GTGGTGCGTTGCTGTCTTCTTCACATCATCCACAAGTCACGCCACATTGCATCTCACAGACGGAGCATCTTCTTCCGTGCAGCCCATTATGCTGCAGAGATGGAAGCTTACAGCTGTGCTCTGTGCCAGCTGAGGGCTCTGCTCTACCTCGCCCAGAGGCTGCTCCATGACAACAGTCACGGCAACCTCTTCTACCAAGATGAGAATGGTCTCAGCCAGCTCTTTCTTCGAGAGTATGCCTCCATGCACAAGGGCTGCTTTTATGGCCGCTGTGTTGGcttccag TTCACTCCAGCCATCCGTCCACACTTGCAGAGTATTACCATAGGCTTGGTCGCGTTCGGAGATAACTACAAGAGGTATCATTCCGGCATAG TGGAAACAGGAGCTAGTACATCATATG GTGTTGCTGCTAGTTCCTTATTCACCTCTGGAAAGTATGCCATTGATCCTGAGCTGAGGGGCCTGGAGTATGAGCGAATCACTCAGAACTTGGACGTTCATTTCTGGAAGACATTCTGGAATATCACTGAAAGCGAAGTTTTGGCA GGCTTGGCAAGTATGACCTCCACTCAGGTAAAGGTGAATCGCACTCTCTCTGTGCCACCTGACTGCTTTGACCTGCCCTTGGTGGACGATTCCACACACATGGTTACAATCTCTTCTCCGGTCGCCCATATCGGCCCTGGCCCAATTCAGATGAGACTCATCTCCAGTGAGCTGAGGGAGGGACAG GACAGTGAAAAGCTGTTAGCAATATACCGTTCCGATAGTGGCTCAATCTCTCGGTCCCTCAGTCTAAAGATTAAGAAGAGCCCTCCATCACCTTGGCTGGTGGTACATTACCATGGAGGAGGCTTTGTAGCACAGACTTCTAAATCACACGAG CCATACCTGAAAAGTTGGTCTCAGGAACTGAATGCTCCAATCCTGTCAGTAGATTATTCTCTTGCCCCTGAAGCCCCTTTTCCACGTGCACTGGAGGAGTGTTTCTTTGCCTACTGCTGGGCTATCAAGAACCACAAACTTCTGG GTTGGACAGGAGAGCGAGTGTGTTTGGCTGGTGATAGTGCAGGGGGTAACCTGTGCATCACTGTGTCAATGATGGCTGTGGCACATCGAGTACGCTTGCCGGATGGCATTGTGGCTGCATACCCTGCTCTCATGCTCACCACCTGTGCCTCGCCTTCCCGTCTGCTCAGCCTTATGGATCCTCTCCTTCCCCTTAGTGTACTGTCCCGTTGCCTCAGTGCTTATGCAG gTTTGGCTCCTCAGGAGGAGAAACGGGTAGAGAAAGTCAACGCTTTGGGGACGGTAACGAAGGACACTGCCCTACTATTTAAAGGCTTCAGAGAGGGAGCCTCAAACTGGATCCACTCACTCCTGGACCACAACAAAGcaagtgcag AGACCATGAGGAACAGTGTATCAGAGGGGACTCTCAATTCTACCCAGTCTGACCCTCTGGTTCCAGGAACATCCTCCGAGTTCTCAGTGAAAAGAGAATCTCTGAAAAGCCACACATGTGAGGGTCTGGTCAGCCACACTACCAGCACATTCACCAACAGCAGCCACAACAGCACCAGCTCTACTGCCAACCACATTGCCAACCTCTCGCTTCACCATCCTCCTATCCTCAACACCACAGCAATCCTTGAAAGCAAG TCAGAGGATATAAATATACTTTTCTCCAAAGAGGTAGACCCCTCCGTGTCAAGTTCAATCTCGTCCATGGCAGTACCTCCCCCTGACGGGGAAGGACACTCAGACAACCCACGGGGGTTTCCTGGAGACTTTGAGCCATTGCGTTCAGAGCAGCTTGCCAAAATGAATGTTGATTCCTCACCTGTCTTTAGAAATCCCTACATGTCACCTATTCTGGCTCCAGACCATATGCTGAGGGGACTGCCTCCTATTCATATAGTG GCCTGTGCTCTGGACCCCATGTTAGACGACTCTGTAATGTTCGCCAGACGACTACGGAGCATTCAGCAGCCCGTGACTTTGTGTGTAGTGGACGACCTCC